The sequence below is a genomic window from Ipomoea triloba cultivar NCNSP0323 chromosome 10, ASM357664v1.
cctgtttggtaacatagttagtttatcagctaattttgatttatttgataattattagctgtttgacttggttaaaccaTTAATATGAACATTTGACTAATTAGTTTTTAGCGATTTAttactctaaaatgctaaaattcaaaaagttgttcaaataAGCTTTTTCGATTAGcttaacagctaatttaccaaacgtttttctacaatcagctaatgctattaACTAATCTAATACaccaacaaaatcatttaacaGCTATTTATCAAACACCCATATAGCTTTTAAGTTGAAGCTCAGGAAAGTTATAACACACTACTTGAAGCTAGTGACATTTGCCTAACTTGTCTTCTAAATATACAAcaattgattatatatgtgCCTATATATAGTGACATGCAAACATTGATTAAGCTAGTGACATGCAAACATTAAATAGTGATTTGTTTAGTTAACAATTTACCTCTATAGCCAAGTATTAGAGGTAATTTAACTtgtaataaacaaattaaaatacttgTAGACAGGTGAATCACAATATATACTTAAGTGAACATGTGCGAGCCTAAACGACTTGTCATACCCTAACCTATATTAGATAACCAAGCATGGGTAATACCTCTAACATCAGGcattaacaaaaatttaataaatctaTCAATTTTATGAGACAATATAAATAACCTATcattgtaaaataaatataccGCAATGGTATTTCGCTTTCAcgaagaagaagttgaaaacttgaaattgaattcttatcccaaacttgaaattgaattctTCTTAGTAGGGCCCCCAGCTCACTGGATATTCTCATACAATGTTATGTTATATAATTCATTTGTAGAAATATTTGGCTAATAATTCTATTAACTCCaatataattgattatatatgtgcctataataaatattaattaattagcacatttaattgtatttaaaaaaataataatatagtcgTGTACGTAAATGATACTAATGCATTCtgcaaaatataaatacaattacTATCAACGTGCAGTGCAAGAAATCGATACGTACGTATGGATAATGTTTCGCAGCTTATTGATAATAGTAACACTGATTGATCTGTATAGTATTTGCTTGTAAcataaatataaagttttatattaataattgactaattGTCGGTCcattattttagaaattaaactCTTTGTTCGCACAGACTTAGTTTAATGATTCAGTAGAACAATATTTGTGAAAAGAATAAATTAAACTCTTTGATCAAAAATTGTCttttgagtgaaatttatattgtgACCTTAACCAACAAATGacgataataaaataaattaatcagCTTAAATTGTCACTAGCTGAACCACTCAAATAAAGAATATCAATAGacaaatcataaaaaaaaaatcaaatttaaagcGCTGTAATTACTAGACATCGAGTTGCCCCAATTAAACCCTTACATCACTATCATATGTGGCTTAAAAAGACTGCAGGTTTATttgttaataataaaaaaatcgcaaattttgaaattatttgtagccttgcaaaaaaataaaataaaataaaataaagtcatATCCTCAAATGCAAGACGCTACCACCAGTCCATGCAACCACCGCAAATAACCGGCGAATGAGCACGCACCAGCCACCACTGCACCGTGCAGTGACTACTGCATCTTTGATCACTCAATATTCAACAATTGAATAATTGAGacacttttgttttgtttttttgtgtgtataaCATTCAATATCTCACCAGTACGAGATTTATACATATCTGACTGGACCCATGTAACGATTTTATTCAAGAGAAATTTTGACACGGGTTTATTAATTCTAAACCACACATACaaaaattgacatgtaattatgtcAAGAGATAAAATTAGGTgagaaaaatatcaaaataacagTTTTCTAACTTTTCTTACTTAATACTTCTATATctgttctattttatttattaagttTAGCTAATTAAACTTGATTGGAGTTCTTTgccattcattttttttaataatattaatttaggattaatatataaaatttatatatttaaaaatattattaaccacacaaaataaatttaaaatataataaaaataaaaaatataataaataattattttatttgatgagtagtaaacataataaataaaattggacTGATCATATACTAACATTATAGTCAATCCCTGATCATGCATGATGGATAAGACAATCAGGTGGTCTAGAACTTTATATTATatctattttatataataatttattagtttattttatatatagctGTCTGGATCTAACaagtaacaataatatattaatgaagTTTCCTGAGATCATTTGTTGCTAATCTCAATATCAGATCAGATCGTTAAGTACAAAGTTGGAAATGATACAATATATagttcaatataatataatataatataatataataataatagtttatttcGGTAGTCAATATCAACCAAACTTGGGAGAATAGTTTTCATAtagttaaataaatatgtaacaCTAGTTAAAATATTCAGTTTAAGTCTTctgaactttttaaataatCCTAGAGTtattacattaattttatttctttaaaaaaccAAAAGCCCACCTTCAATTGTGACAATATATAGTTCttgtttggtaatatagttaaCTTATTTGTCAATTCTGGCTTATTTAAGTTATTTGACAactattaactgtttgaatatttgattaatcagctttttgtaatagtttattgtttcaaaatgttaaattcaaaaagctattcaaatcaaattttttCGATTAACTTTTTTATAAAAGTAATAAGTTATCAACTAATAACAGCTAATGCtattaactagtcaaactcactaactcaatcaactaacaactatttactaaACAATTCCATAGTAAACCTTGGCATTCCGAGAATGTTAGGGTTGTGAAGTTGCAAATATTGTCATCTTGCAATTTAAATAacttagatttttatttttttttaaattcggtTGTTATCCTCCGCATTTGTTTCAAATGTACTATGCATTGTTCCAcaacttccaagttccaaccaCCAAGCTGTTCACACGTGATGCGCGTTGTGCTCTTTAATTTTCTTCAGGTGCAATAACTCTACTGACTTGACCCTGATTAGCATGGCGATAGTTCGCCTGATTTCAAATCAGTCCATTTCTTGTGCGGTATAGTAGTAATGCAACATGTGGTTCAGCATCTCGTTCCTTAAATcatttggccagtcccctaTCACTTATGACATGTTTGGTTAGATAGAAAATCTTTTTCatagaatttgaatttcatttccttcaaatatttttcagcgaacCATATGGGTTGCTAGTGTGCTGACAGTTGGAACAGATGATTAGTCTTCTGGTTACCGGCTAAACGATACCTTTGggcaacaaaaataataataataataataatagtaatgcaGCATGGTAGAGATCAGTGTACCAGGAGACACCAAACATGACATACAGACAAGAAAGTAGACAACATTGAATGCATGGAATGGCAGAACTGAAGTAGAAGTATATGCACAAGGAAAATGATAATTGAAAGGTGGTTAGGGAAGGAAAGAGATGATGAGTGGGTAGAGATAAATTAAAGGAGGAAAGCTGTGGCTGAAAACAGAGACAATGAGGATGATTAATCAAGTCTTTTCAGCTAGGTTAAGTTAGCCACTACTTTATGTAAAGATGATATAGAAACTTGATAATTGTGTTGTGAGTGCCATTACTGCTATTTTTATGTCTTTACTTGAAGATGTAATACGACAAAAGATTAAAGGCAACGAGGTGGTTATTCATCAATGGTGCCGGGAGACATTGACAAATGACAAATCatagagaaaagaaaaatatccTGATATGTTACGACATCAGTTAGACATCTAACAGATGTCATATATAGTTtggttaaattttattttatttttttacatgttACGACGTCGATTATGTGTAATAATTGACGTCGATTTTGTATAAATCGATGTTATATTTGTGACGTTGTatgtatttttgtagtagtagTATTAGTTTTCTAgtcacaaaattttaagttcAATTTTCGGTGAGAATTGTCTATTGACTTTTTTATTTAGGCTAATTTGTTATAAACAACATATATTGATTTACCTTCAAATAATCTTTTACGGACTAAAGTTATAAGATAATTTTATccaactagtatttttgcccgtgcgttgcacagaatgaattttgttataatgttttaagaatatttagatcgatatataattatataaattataacatcaatattatatagtgcaaatgatgaaaatggttggatcgattatgttttctaatgttatccttgcttgaattcaagcaaataattggtcaattacccgtgcgatgcacggataaatattttaaattatatatttagataataaaattaaagatagaataataaaaaattctaatattgcaaatgatgaaaatggttggatcgattatgttttctaatgttatccttgcttgaattcaagcaaataattggtcaattacccacggataaatattttaaattatatatttagataataaaattaaagatagaataataaaacaaattctaatattgaatgtgtaaaaatattttattatgtaattagtgtaaaaatatcactcaatataatatttgttctcttgtaatattgaattgcttgtatatattgatcgtcacaatattttaccaaaaaaacatattataaaatattatgttattagatacaacacgtgattttaaaacatttgaattcaaataaatcaaatgtgcctagaatataaacataactatgcaaattacacatacataaaatatgccaGTAATATACATagtccacatatatatattgtatacatgtcatttaatatagatacatataaaatataatcattGATATTATTTAGTCATCTaatctaagtaaataaataaataaaatacaataaataaatgaacaaataaaaAGTCCAAGGAAAAAATTGTAACAGATaaaaccacattcttatctcattaatattattctatcttaataattatcataattactaataacctattataatcaattataattaatattattctatcattaatattattctataataataataattaattaatatttaatattattaatattattattagtattaccatattactaaaataccctacatttgggcgggaaaaatttctagaggaggataatgcttttatatatagtatgataCATTTATAACAATTTTATGGTGAGAATTTACATTTCGGTAAAAACTGCAAACTCATCCcaatcatttattattattattaaaaaataaaaaaaaacaatgggtACGATAGTTCAACCCACATGAACAATGCGGTGGGATACTGATTCGTTTTGGGCTGAATAAAGATGAGCGAAAGCCTATGGGCTACAATGTCACCCTCAAAAGCTCATCTGACAACATAACGCCAGACGTTACGGCCCAGAAGAAAGCAGCTGACATCTCACTGGATCATACAATTGGCCCAAATGTTTTACGTCAAATTCTGTTATAACTTTTTTCTGGGTAAGGCAAATCTCGCTAGGAATATCATATGTAATGCAGTAATGGACACACGACAGAAAGGGTGGTGGtaaaaatcaaacttttgaCATTCAAATACAAGAAATATGTTCCACTCATTCACTTATTCCTTTTGAAGCTTTGTGACCATAGACGATGTCAACCACGctaacatattatattatacatctTAAATTAAAGTTCACATTGTAAGGTAAATCCTGACATACattcattattagtatactaaaaatttgtttttaatatattcattatatattaatatatggtaTGATTGGTTCTAATATCAACTaacattgtaaattttttttacaacttCGATCCCAAATCCCAATGCTTGGGAGAACAACATAACGATGTtgaccttcaaaaaaaaaaaacataacgaTGTTTGATACAAAATCGTTGTCGACGCTGCTGGCAATAAATCCCTATAAAATTCAACCAATTCGGAGTACCGTGAAAGTTAAGGcttgatttttaaagttgacgaaactatactatatatgattatatatattgttatgcCTACGCATTCTGCACAATAATtatgataaaaaattaaacgAACTCACAATAATGCgttataaattaatcaaaatctcatataattatatgtcaactaaaaaaaaaattattattattcctcccaaaaaaaaaaagaaaaaaattattattattcctcccaaaaaaaaagaaaaaaaattattattagttatattattcCTTGCGCACATGCTGACTAATTGTTTATAGGTGTGCAACCGTTAGTCtcgaattttttaaataatcgaATAAAGtctaattagaatttttttttagtattattaactcTGTTAGAATGTAATATTTGCAAAATACCGTTCTAGAGAATCACTTCGTATTACTAGTCCATAAGGTCATTGACAATGTTTAGTTAAACATAATTAaccaaaaaattgacattttcaaCTTCatattaaatactccgtaacagaTTGTTGCATACAATTACATTTAAATGCTCATTGTATTCTTTATCATTAAAAGTCTTAACTAATCAATAATCAATCAAAAACTATAAATTTTGATCAGTTCAACTATTGATTATCAGTTAAACAGTTGGTCATCTTTTTTCTTATCTATAGTtgacatggaaaaaaaaaaagaggttaataattttattctttttaaaaatatatatataattaaaactgATAGTGCTCCTTCATGCTAATATTAATTCATTACGTGTTTGGTGGATCTGAATGGAGGAGTTGTTGGGCTTCATCTCTCTGATGACACTTGCATGTATATCTCAATTTTTGGAAAACTCCTTATtgtttattctttaaaaaaaaaacaataaattgatatatatatatatatatatatatatatatatatatatatatatatatatatatatatatatcattttcagACTGATAAAAGTCGTAGAGAACTTTACATGTAGTCtttcataaaatgaaaaaaagtataaattaatttcGAAATAAGTGGCTAAGTGAGTAAAACATGATTATTGAattctactgactcggttacaatgtagtatctgttcatagctactttctcaacctagtgaagcacaaagagtcaacagatgtctccactgaggcttgaacccactcccttccttATGAGAGTGTATACCGGATGCCGCTTGAGCACAAGGCCTTTGgccatattttatttatttaatcatttgtttttattattatctatatctttattattattattatctatatgtactgggcaaattattgttttggaccgtgatccacacagctgtgtagaccataattcaaaatgacgttgttgaattttatgagttaaaataatgtattgtatgtgttaaaataatatatttttatgtgttaaataatgaaaattctgaaataagataataaattttatgagttagaataagtTACCGTGTACTGGTCTTACCAACCCAAATGGCGTAAATAAAACGGAGTAATTAATAGCTGCATTTTAGTATGACTCACAaccatatatcatatatggCCATTGGCCATTGACCAAGCAAGCATTCGAAGCGATGACGACGCTTTGACGTAACATCGCCCACCAAGTCACCAACTCCACCGGGACCCACTTGACTCTCTCCTAACACCTAGTCGGACATAAGAAAGAAATGGTCATGATATTGTTTGTGTTTCTTTTTCTCTAAaaattatcaataaattttacttttcatGGAATATTGGAAtcataatttaaaatacatCGCCATGGTAAAAAACTAAAACttctttgaaaattatttacatattaatatttaatattattgatCATAATAGAATACCAGCTTGAACTCAAGTTAGTTGTGTGAGAACATTTTTTTGTTTCCTGAAAAAAGAAATCCAAGAATTTATTAATAGATacaataaagaataaaaaacaaacaagtGTATGAATCAGCTCGAGAATTTACCGCCCTAGCAATGGTGTGGGCAAGTATATTCACTAATctatgaaatatgaatatgacAAAATGTCGTTGTATCGAAGTCTCTAACAAGTAAACAACAACGAGCGATAGTGCAACCTGCATAAGAATGATATACAACAGACGAATTCAAGAAGATGCAAACATTTTGACAGTCGGTCTCGATATGAATGTTCCTAATCATCTAGGCATGTAGACCATGCAATATGTCGTAAAGAATGTTGGATTGTTTTACATATTTTCATTCTGAATGTCTACCAATCTACTCCCTAATCATCTAGGCACGTGCGCCGAGATTTGTTACCATCTCATTACGGGTcctaaatgcaaaaaaaaaaaatgttattagaCTCATGATTGTATCATATTAGATCTCTTATAATGTTTTAAAGTGATtaacaatatactaaaaaagaGAACATACACTCTTAAATCAAATATGTTATAGTTTTGGCTCATTCAAAATCATCAATAAGCTCATTCTTTCTACATTACTCTGTCCTTACAATCTTGATCTAAATTATTGTACTAGCCAGTAGCcaatatcattattttattttatactatatGATAAAGAAAACTATTTTCGAGgatattcttatttttaataaaacaagtgaacaataaacataaacaaatACATAGGAATCAAATGATTGTGTTTCTTCGTGAAAAATCAATGGCTGTACTGTTGGCATCTTATTCCCAATCAACTTCTGGGGAAAAAGGTAAAACCCACCAACCCCTAATGCCCATATCCCATTCGAGCTCTATTGCAGCTGAGATGTCGCTTTGTCAAAtctcctttttatttttccttcgaTTATTGAAAATGGAAATAGTAAATTCTTCCCGGCACTTCGCTGTCTGTTATCTTATAatcataactctatatatatggtGCCTTTGCCATCTGATTTCCTTCAGTAAGCCCAAGCCTcctttcttcctttcttcaataCCACACTCAATCCTCTGCACAGCCAAAAGCCTCCATTTTCAAGATTATGGGAAGCTTAGAGTCAGAGAGACAGACAGTGGGGTGGGCTGCAAGAGACCCATCTGGGGTTCTTTCCCCTTACACCTATAATCTCAGGTAAAACATCAGAACCCTCTGAATCTTTGCATCAATTCTATGGTTTTAGTAAGGAAAGACTGTAAAGCTTTAAACTTTTTGCTGAAATTTTGGATTGGGCTGTCAGGAACACTGGGGCTGAAGATGTTTATATCAAGGTTCTGTGCTGTGGTCTCTGCCATAGTGATCTTCACCAGGTCAAGAATGATCTAGGCATGTCCAATTATCCCATGGTTCCAGGGTATTATACTGCTCTTCATTACTATATATGACActtacatttcaattcaatattatcttcttcttcttcttctttttagtttttttttattttttatagtacTATTGATTCTACTacatctgttcatctatactttttgcacaaagagtcaatattgcctccactgaggctcgatcttATGAACTCGAATTTGGGAGAGTAACTACCAATTCAATATTATCTATTACCACTTGTTTATTCATTTGATCTTTTGGTTTTGGGGTGAAGGCATGAAGTGGTGGGTGAGGTGCTGGAAGTGGGATCAGATGTGGAAAGGTTCAAAGTGGGAGACACTGTTGGAGTTGGGTTGATTGTAGGGTGTTGCAGGAACTGCCGCCCTTGCAATCAAGATATTGAGCAGTATTGCAGCAAGAAGATTTGGAATTACAATGATGTTTATACTGATGGCAAGCCCACCCAAGGAGGTTTTGCTGGTGAAATGGTTATTGATCAGAAGTAAGGCATCAGCTTCCCTTAATTTCTCACATTATTCACTTTTTGCTGTCCTTTAGGATGACTAGAGATGATCCTTATCTGTCAAATGCAAGTATTTGCTCATCATAGAAACTAAATGTGGTTTGAGGCAATCTTAGCCAAGATGGTCGGACTATTGCCTTGATAGTCGCAACGGCTTATTGGTCTTCTCGGTTTGAGTTGGTCAGTTAGGTTGTTGATGATGAACAATGTTAATGCCATTTTTGTAGTTTGCACTAAAATATAATGCAATTTGCTCATCATAGAAACTAAAAGTGGTTGGAGTAACCCCAGCCAATTTGGTCGGGCTGTTGGTTTGACTTAGTCagttaggctggtttacctccttgtgttccttgtgttcCTTTGCTGGCTTGTATATCTTGTGAATGATGCACACTGTTAATCCCATTCTTGTACTTTGCACTAAAAGGCAATACAATCAATAGCCAACTATTTTCACTAGCTCACAATTCCTTGTCTTAACATGAACTTTCAATTGCCATACTGGTCTTCATGATCTCAACTTCAACCAAACCAATATGTTGTAATGGTTTTTTCTAAATCAATCTTCATCTCTTGTAGGTTCGTTGTGAAGATACCGGATGGTATGGCCCTAGAACAAGCGGCGCCTCTGCTTTGTGCTGGTGTGACAGTGTACAGCCCATTGAACCATTTTGGACTGAAAGCGAGTGGGCTAAGGGGAGCAATCTTGGGACTTGGAGGGGTTGGACACATGGGGGTGAAGATAGCCAAGGCATTTGGGCATCACGTTACTGTCATAAGCTCTTCTGATAAGAAGAAAGAGGAAGCCTTAAACCACCTCGGCGCAGATGCCTATCTGGTGAGCTCAGATGCGGCGCAGATGCAAGAGGCTGCTGATTCACTTGACTACATTATTGACACCATCCCTGTTGGCCATCCTTTGGAGCCATACCTGTCTTTGCTTAAAGTTGATGGCAAGCTAATCTTGATGGGTGTTATTAACACCCCTTTGCAGTTTGTTACCCCCATGGTTATGCTTGGTAAGTTGCTCCTCTTCTTACTAAGCTCCTAGGTAGAATCattccctagctttgcaaggaATTGACCCTATTGAGGGCAATTCTAGCCAAATTGGCCggattgttgttttgataatcataaggttccaagtggcctattggccttcttagtttgactgTTTGAATCAGTCAGTTATGAACaatctaggctgatttacctcattgtcaTCCTTTTTCGACTAGTGCACAATGTGGGTTTTATGCATTGCATACTTTTGGGCAATAATTATACCATGGCAAGGTGGaaccatcacaatttacatactgaatgtttacaattcaaattgtgaacatttagtatataaattgtgaacattcagtatgtaaattgtgtattatggacccgggtctaccttgcacagaataatttgtcactTTTGGGTAATGGTTACATGTTTTCTTTGtcaccaaaaaagaaaatgaattgaCCCTATTGTAGGCACGGGAAGCACATCTCATGATTTGCCTCTTCTTGAGCAGGGGGATGTGCTATCAGTATTGAGATGCAATCCTTTTTATAATCATTTTATCGAACTCTTAGAATCAATTTCACGGCCCTAGCACGCTAGGAAATCTAGGCAGTATACAAACGCTTTCGAGAATCTATACGTGATGGGGTCCTCGGGATTGGGACACAGTCCTTATCTAGAATCAATCATGGTTGTTTGTGCATTGCCCCATGTTTTCTTGTCATTGGTTAGCAATCTTTTAAACTGTTCCCAGCTGCCTCATCTCCCTCACTAGCTTACTACCTGTCTTGTCGTGTTTATCTGCATTTTGAGTAGTTAAATGAGACAAGTAAACCACTATCTACTAATCAACTtgtgtattattatataatactccgtaatgtGATTGTTAGGGAGGAAAACCATCACAGGAAGCTTCATTGGCAGCATGAAAGAGACACAAGAAGTGCTCGAGTTCTGCAAGGAAAAGGGCTTGACCTCCCAGATTGAGGTGGTGAAGATGGATTACATCAACACCGCCATGGAGAGGCTCGAGAAGAACGACGTTAGGTACAGATTCGTGGTGGACGTTGCAGGAAGCAAACTGGACGCTTAATATACAAACAGAACATTTGCTTTGCTCAGATCAAACGTTTCGTCGATGTGATCCCACGTTGTGTGGGGGGCATTATCTGTCTATTTCAAATTTGCTTGTttgaaagttttcaaaaaaCTGTGTCTGATTTAACattatcaatataatataataattaattaagggctcgtttggttcgcggaaaatatttgaagggaaatggaagTGAAATTtcgtggaaaagtagttaccaggaaaataaattatgttgtttggttggtggaaaagaagttgctgggaagataaattctgttgtttggttggatttaaaatggtaaggaataatgtgtataaagacctatatgcccctacaaattaataaaagtaataataattagaaaataacaCAAAGGATAAATTTTTCCAATCATACCAATTTTTCTTCCCATcatccatggaaaacaaaatccttggtccaaccaagggttttgttttcctcaaatttgaggaattcattttccattggaaaatgaattccataaaccaaacatcacaaaacaatattttcctccactttaaggaaaacaacttccatggaaaaaaatttccacccaaccaaacataccctaaAGGTTGAGTGGTTTTACTTTTATGATTGTGAAATATACCAAACTTGAACTGTAACATTGTTGATTTGTGGCCACACCTCTCTATCTCTCTTGCAAGAAGTCAGAAGAAAATGTTATCATTGCATAGTAAGGTGAAATAGCAGCTTAACTATCCACCTACTAAGTTTCGATTGACCGACCTTCCATCTTCGGAACAAATGTTTTTACATACAACATTCAGTATTACAGAACTGAAAAGACTGATTTAAGTTTGTTACGTGTTATATTCAACTGAGTTTGActcttaaaaatatttgaaaataaatatttagaaatagGCCATAAGAGTGGATAAACAATTATTATTGCgtggatcatactatcaaataatatacatttagtacacaaataatgtacttttaatatattatgtaaattcagtatacaaataaagtacttttagtatactaaaaatgtacttttttgtTATAGTCCACGTGacattgtgtggaccataattcgCCGTAGACAAACAGTTCGGCGGTAATTGTCAAGAGGATGGTTGGTGAGGTTTGGATAAGGTGGTGAGGACGTGCTCCTCTGTGTTGTCATACTCATACATACTACTTTTGTCATACCTACAAGTTTTGACTAATGGATGCCATGTTCTGAGTAATAATGAAACAAGTTGGAAACTTGAGAATGATGAATGCAAAGCCTGTGCCCGTGGACCGTGGTGGTAGGTGTTCATAGCGAcgtttaacattttttttttcatgcgtTTACATATGAGGGATGATGAGATTAGTTGATAACTGAAACGATGGTtcaaacccttccttttatacgggaggtggtggattcgagcctcagtggt
It includes:
- the LOC116032522 gene encoding probable cinnamyl alcohol dehydrogenase 1, which translates into the protein MGSLESERQTVGWAARDPSGVLSPYTYNLRNTGAEDVYIKVLCCGLCHSDLHQVKNDLGMSNYPMVPGHEVVGEVLEVGSDVERFKVGDTVGVGLIVGCCRNCRPCNQDIEQYCSKKIWNYNDVYTDGKPTQGGFAGEMVIDQKFVVKIPDGMALEQAAPLLCAGVTVYSPLNHFGLKASGLRGAILGLGGVGHMGVKIAKAFGHHVTVISSSDKKKEEALNHLGADAYLVSSDAAQMQEAADSLDYIIDTIPVGHPLEPYLSLLKVDGKLILMGVINTPLQFVTPMVMLGRKTITGSFIGSMKETQEVLEFCKEKGLTSQIEVVKMDYINTAMERLEKNDVRYRFVVDVAGSKLDA